AGACATGGTTGCTCCATCAGGTGAAGGCGCAGTGCGCTGCATGAAGATGGCGATGCACGGTGTCGATACACCTATCGACTATCTGAACAGCCACGGCACCTCTACCCCGGTGGGTGATGTGAAAGAGCTGGGTGCGATTCGTGAAGTGTTTGGCGATAACACGCCTTACATCTCAGCGACCAAAGCGATGACCGGCCACTCCCTGGGTGCCGCTGGCGTGCAGGAAGCGATCTACTCGCTGCTGATGCTGGAGCATGGCTTTATTGCGCCAAGCATCAACATCACCTCGCTGGATGCTGCCGCAACCGGTATGAACATCGTCACTGCGCCGATGGAAAAAGAGCTGACCACCGTGATGTCTAACAGCTTTGGTTTTGGTGGCACCAACGCCACACTGACCCTGCGTAAATATCAGGCGTAATCATTACGTCAGCACTCTGAAGGGCCGGCTTGCCGGCCCTTTTTGTTTTTACAGCCCCTCTGCGTGACCTCGTTTACCCCCGGTATTAAGCCTCCCGCTGCAGTAGCCTTAACAACTTATCGCATCCCGCCACAATCTCGTCAGGGGTCAGCGCGGCGAAGCCCAGTATCCAGCCTTGCTGCGACACTGGCCCGGCATAGAGCGGGCTCAGACGCGGCAGCAGCAAACCCTGTTGTGCCGCCAGCGCGGTTAAGCGCGCTTCATCCTTCTGCAATCTTACCGTCAGCTGTAATCCGCCGCCGCTGGCTATCGGCGTGAGCCAGGGCGAGAGCCGCTGCTCTATCTGCTCAAGCAGCCGATCGCGACGGCTGTGATAGAGCTGACGCATCAGCCGCAGGTGGCTGGCGAAATGTCCCTGTTGCAAAAAGGCGGCGGTAACGGCCTGCGGCAGCAGCGCGCTGTGCCCATCCAGCACGCTGCGTGCCTGGCTTATCGGCGTAACCAGCGAAGGCGGCACCACCATCCAGGCCAGACGAAGAGAGGGAAACAGCGACTTCGAGAAGGTACCCAGCGTGATGACCCGCTGATGGCGATCCAGGCCCTGCAGCGCAGGGATCGGACGCTCGTCATAGTGAAATTCGCTGTCGTAATCGTCTTCGATCAGCCAGCACTGATTGCGCTGCGCCCACTCCAGCCATGCCAGACGCCGGGGCAGGCTCAGCGTGACGCCGCCAGGATAATGATGCGATGGCGTCAGATACATCAGCTTTGCACTGCCGCTGGCGGGCACAGCACCTTCAGCATCGACCGCTATCCCGCGAACCGCTGCACCTGCGGCCAGAAAGGCATTACGTGCACCGGGATAGCCCGGCTCTTCCATCCACACCTCATCACCGGGATCGACGAACATCATGGCCAGTAGCTGCAGTGCCTGTTGCGAACTGGTCAGAATGATCACCTGCTCCGGCTGGCACGCCACGCCCCTGGAGAGCGCCAGATAATCCGCGAGTGCGCTGCGCAACGGCAGGTAGCCACCGGGATCGCCATAGCCCATGGCAGTGCTGCCCAGCGAACGCTGCACGCTGCTGGTCAGGCGGCGCCACGTTTCATGAGGAAAAGCGCGTAACTCCGGTGAACCGGCGGCGAACGCGTGAGGAAAAGGGGGATCCTGACAGCCACCGGTTGCCAGCACCTGCTGGCCCCGCGCCGAAAACCGGACGGGCTGAGGCCGGGCCGGTAAGGAGGATGAGCCTGTGGGGATGCTGATGGCGACAAAGGTACCGCGACCGGTTTCACGTCGCAGGTAACCTTCACTCTCCAGCTGGCCATAGGCTGCTTCCACCGTCACCCGTGACACGCGCAGATCCTGCGCCAGCTGTCGACTGGACGGTAGCTGCTGACCGGCGTGCAGATGATGCCGGTTGATCGCCAGCCGGAGGGTAGAGCAGAGCCGCTCACGCACGCCGCCACTGGTCTGATGCTGGAAAAGCTGTAACAGCGGTGAAGCCATATGGGTCTTATCCCGGCCATAGAATGGGTATCAGTTAGCAGTCCACTTTGCCGTAAACTGCGAACTTACCACAACAGGAGAATCGTTATGTCATCCGTTTTACGCATTCCCGCCGCCACGCCGCCGCAAAGCCTCGCCTATCTGCAGGCAAAACTCGCTTATTACACCGACGCCTGGGATCTGGCGGACGATCTGGGGCAGCAGCTCCCGGATATCGTGGTGATTGATGCGCGTGCCCCGGAGGCTTATCGCGCCGGGCATATCTGCGGTGCGATAAACTTTCCGCATCGCGGGATGGATGCCACCACGACGGCCCGGCTTGACCGCAGCAAAGTGTATGTCACGTATTGTGACGGCATTGGCTGTAACGGATCGACGAAAGCGGCCCTGAAGCTGGCATCGCTGGGGTTTCAGGTGAAGGAGTTAATTGGCGGGCTGGATTTCTGGAAGCGTGACGGTCATCCGCTGACCTGGGGTGATACACCGGGCGAATGGCCTGTCGCCGCGACCAAAGCATCCTGTGGCTGTTAACTCAGAGTACCAGCCAGAGTATAAGAGTGATGGCGACCAGTACGACAAAGAAGCCCAGCAGGGGACGCTGTGCCAGAGGCTGAATCGCGGGCGGCAGTGACGCCACGAATGGCGACCAGATCGGCTGCGGTCTGATCTCGCTGGGGGCCAGCGGCTGCTCAAGGAGTTTTTCTGCCCGATCGGCACGACGGCTGAACAGGAAGTTCAGCAGATCCTGGGTCTGCGTCGCAGTCAGTACCGTCTGTGGTGTAGCCTGGAAACGCTGCTGGCTGTAATCCTCCAGCTGCTGCCGCTCCTGCTGATCAAGCGGCTGTTTCAGCGACGCTTCCAGCAAGTGCAGCGTCGGTGCGCTGTGCTGACTCAGCGTCTGGCGCACCTGGAGATACTGGGTCAGCAGCGGGAAGTGGCGCGACGGGATGGGATCACCGCTGGTCAGATTCACCAGCTTCAGCGCCGCCGTCCACAGTTTACCGGTGGATTCGCCGGTGGCGGCCGCAAGGCGGACCACCTGCTGATTCAGGGTATGGTGTTCGGCAGGCAGCAGCGTGCGATCGCTGACGCGGATCTGCTGCGGCTGGGGAATGGTCATCTGCCCGTTCTGCAGCATCGTCAGCACCTGACGCAGCTGGTCCTGGCTCAGCGCACTCAGTACGGTCTGACCAAACTGCTGACGGATAAAATCGCTGACGGCCTGACGGTTATTGCCTTTCGGCAACAGATCGGTGAGCTGAGTCATCAGCTGACGCGTGGCATGACCGTTCTGCGTCTGCGTGAGGCGATTATTCAGATACTGTTCCGCGGCCGGGAAATGACGCGACTGCAACTCCGCTTCACTCTTAACGCCCACTTCATGACGGACGCCCGCCCACAATTCAGGCGCTTTAAGATTGCTGAGCGATGAGATACGCACGATCAGGCGTTCTAACGTCGTGCGCTGCGCAGGAGAGAGAGGCTGTTCACCGGCCACTGAACCCTGACGCGTGACGCCGGTTTGCGGATTAACAGATGAACGATCGACCGGCGCACCGGGGCCGCTGAGAGGTTGCATGGCGGATTCCTTGGGAAAACAGAACAGCGTGAGGTGCGCCGGAAAAATGAATGCGACATGATAGCAAAAGCCCCCGGGAAATCCCACGGGGGCGCACGCGTTTCGGTGGGAGATTTACGCTTCAGTCGTTAATCTCATGCGCGACCGGCAAACTTGCAGACGGCGATCTTCAGGACCGTGGCTGACTGACCGGTTTCCGCC
This genomic window from Pantoea sp. Lij88 contains:
- a CDS encoding PLP-dependent aminotransferase family protein, whose translation is MASPLLQLFQHQTSGGVRERLCSTLRLAINRHHLHAGQQLPSSRQLAQDLRVSRVTVEAAYGQLESEGYLRRETGRGTFVAISIPTGSSSLPARPQPVRFSARGQQVLATGGCQDPPFPHAFAAGSPELRAFPHETWRRLTSSVQRSLGSTAMGYGDPGGYLPLRSALADYLALSRGVACQPEQVIILTSSQQALQLLAMMFVDPGDEVWMEEPGYPGARNAFLAAGAAVRGIAVDAEGAVPASGSAKLMYLTPSHHYPGGVTLSLPRRLAWLEWAQRNQCWLIEDDYDSEFHYDERPIPALQGLDRHQRVITLGTFSKSLFPSLRLAWMVVPPSLVTPISQARSVLDGHSALLPQAVTAAFLQQGHFASHLRLMRQLYHSRRDRLLEQIEQRLSPWLTPIASGGGLQLTVRLQKDEARLTALAAQQGLLLPRLSPLYAGPVSQQGWILGFAALTPDEIVAGCDKLLRLLQREA
- a CDS encoding rhodanese-like domain-containing protein, which gives rise to MSSVLRIPAATPPQSLAYLQAKLAYYTDAWDLADDLGQQLPDIVVIDARAPEAYRAGHICGAINFPHRGMDATTTARLDRSKVYVTYCDGIGCNGSTKAALKLASLGFQVKELIGGLDFWKRDGHPLTWGDTPGEWPVAATKASCGC
- the flk gene encoding flagella biosynthesis regulator Flk, with translation MQPLSGPGAPVDRSSVNPQTGVTRQGSVAGEQPLSPAQRTTLERLIVRISSLSNLKAPELWAGVRHEVGVKSEAELQSRHFPAAEQYLNNRLTQTQNGHATRQLMTQLTDLLPKGNNRQAVSDFIRQQFGQTVLSALSQDQLRQVLTMLQNGQMTIPQPQQIRVSDRTLLPAEHHTLNQQVVRLAAATGESTGKLWTAALKLVNLTSGDPIPSRHFPLLTQYLQVRQTLSQHSAPTLHLLEASLKQPLDQQERQQLEDYSQQRFQATPQTVLTATQTQDLLNFLFSRRADRAEKLLEQPLAPSEIRPQPIWSPFVASLPPAIQPLAQRPLLGFFVVLVAITLILWLVL